The sequence below is a genomic window from Anopheles cruzii chromosome 3, idAnoCruzAS_RS32_06, whole genome shotgun sequence.
AGAAGGCTTCGTAGTTCGATATCGATTCAACAACCGCCGTTGCTAGGAAATGTGCGTGAGACATTTTCGACAAAGAGTGAGCAATGATTGATTTCAGTGTCTGTCGGCTGTCCTTTCTCTATGGATTGTAATCTTTaagtttaataattttaaacgaTGAATCCGCCTGACTCTTTTTCCCACCCTCCAAAGTACCACCGGCCGCCTTGGCCAGCGTCACTGGCGGGTCGGAATCGCCGGTTTCCGTATCGCTGGCCTCactgtcgtcgtcctcctcttCGGAAGATGTTTTCGATTCCGTCGATACATCGCGTTTCACCGATTCCTGCGTTTGGAAAGAAAGTAACGCACAGATCGTTATGTGGTGCCTTCCGCGGGAAACTGTGGCCGTTAGTCTCATACCAAGGACTCGATCGATTGTTGCACCGCCGATCGGCTGGTTCGCCTGGAAGCATGCTTATGAGCCGCCTGATTCAGTTGCTGCTCACTCGCATGGTCCTGGTCCTGTTCCTGCGATGAGTTGAGCGAGTTAGAGCTAAGGCTTTTGTTCTTGCGTCCAGCCGTGAACCCGGCGATTGTGGCATTCAGCGCCCCCATTGACTGTGATTTAATGCGCTGCAGCAGATATCGATCCGGAAGAGTGTCTCTTTGAAGATACTTTTTAAATTGCTGCaattttaaaagcaaaacggTAGAAGTAAGGAAACAGTCTTTATGAATTTCTACCCAATCGGTCTCTAGACGGAGCGAAACTATGTTTTGGCCATTATTACCCGATTTTGTCGTTTTAGTTCCTTGTGTACTCCCTACCGTCAGCGATGGTTAGCATTAAGGTACAACAATTATATAAGAACAGAGCGTTTTTTATCGATTCTCGTGTCGCGCTCACCTGATGGTCTTTACTTTCGTCGATGTCGCTAATGTCCTGATACGTGGCCGATAGAACCTCCACCGCTTGGGTGTGcaatttcatttcgatcatAACAAAATTGAGCAGTAAGTGCTTCACATCCTTAAGCTTTTGCCTTTCGAACCGTCCCACAAGCGTTTCGATCTCTTTCAGCGACTTCTCAACCTCCAGATTGGATTTGATGATTTCCGTATCGTTGGCAGTCCGCCGGCCTCGACCGTTACGGTTCTTGTTCTGCTCCagttgcttccgtttcgtgAGGTCCTTATCGCGGATTTGCAATGCCTCCTTGACGCCCTCCTTGCAATGTTTGCATACGGACTCGTATTGCGCCAATTCGGACACGATTCGCGTTTCCAGTCGCTTCACGCGCCCATCCTGAAAATCTCCGATCAAAGTGATCGCTTTCGCGAGACTTGAGAGCGCATTGGCCAGGGTCGTATTGTACTTCTCGGCATCGCAATATTCCTGCGCGGATGCGGCTAGCTCGTCCGATTTGTCACGAACCCGGGCCAGCTTTCGGGTATACTCGGCAAACGCACCACAAAGCTCGCTGAACTGCTTCTCGACCgtgccgatccgatcgaggATAAACTTGGTTTGTTCTTCACACAACAGGGTCGTTCTATTGCTTCCGCGAAGCATCGTTTAAGTTGGACACAGCACCCAGAGCTAACTCGAACAGTAAGCCTACTACTCGATTTTTGAGCAGCAACGATGCCGCGTgcttgttgtgaattttacGTTGCTAAGCAACCGATCGACTACGCGTTGCTAGAGTCATCCTGCGGAAGCAAAGGCCGAGTAAAGCCGTTAAAACTGCGATAAAGCGAAATTTGCATTGTGCTGACCATTTATTCGTTTACATCGTAGGAATCTTCCATGTGTAGCTCGGGAATTTCGCTGTTTGCCAGCGCTATCTCTTCACCCATTACCAGGTCGACCGTTTTGGAAATGTTCGTTTCATCCATATCCATGTCGTCCCCGTACGTATCGGTGGACTCGCTGTCCTGCTGCGGTTTCTCGTCCGTCGTCTTCTTGGGGCCGGCCGAAGTGGATGCGGCACTGGCCGTCACCTTCGGGGCCCGTTTCGTGGCGATCATTTTGAGTAGTGCCTCCGCTTCGCGCTTGGTTTCTTCGTAATCGAGGCACTTGTAGGCAAAGTAGATCACTTTGTCAAATTCCTCGTGCTTTTCGTAGTAATTGGCGAGTGTGATGTACGCGTGACACAGGGACGCCTTGTCGGCCACGACCTTTTCGTCCGAGCAAAAGTTCAGGAACGCCGGTATGGccttttccatttcgcccTGCTTTTCGTACAGCTTCGCCAGACTGTACAGTGCCACTCCTTCGATGTCACCGACGTTGTACGCCTTCTGGTAGCACTTGAGCGCATCGGGGATCTTTTCCAGTTTCTCGTACGTTTCCCccagcgccaccagcatcCGGCTATCGTACGGCCGGAGCGTTTGTGCTGCCTTGTAGTAGTGCAAGCTGTAGAACGGCATCTTCAGTATCTCATACGCTTGTCCCAAGCCGTACCACGCACGAAAGTCCCGTTTGTTGACCTCTGCAATACACGAGGGGGAAATAAGTCCTACAATATCCGGCGGGTCACACATCGTCCGTACTCACCGACCGCTTGGCGGTAGCTTTGAATGGCGGCGTTAGTGTTTTTCATCTCCATAAACTCGTGCCCCATCAGCGTCCAGGCGGACAGGTACCGTGGGTTCAGCTTTAACGCACGCTGGAAGTACATGACCGCCTTATAGTGGTCCGAGCGTATGCTGTAGTAGTTAGCAACGACACAGCACGTCTCGGGGCTGTACTTGTTGATGTCCACCACCTTGTGCGCCAGATGAGACATTTCCGTTTTCATATCCTTCACGAACAGCAGATTGGAGTACGAATCCAGGTTATCCAGCCGGTACGGATCAATCTCTTGCAGGTGCTGGAAgatctcgatcgatcggtccaCGTCGCGCTTGTTCGAGTAGGCGATCGCCAGTTGCGTCGGTATGAACACGCATTTGCTGAAACCGATCGTTTGCATGTAGTCGAAAATTTTAATTCCTTCGTCGTTCAGAAACAGCTCGATGTAGGTATAGCCGATGAAGATTTGCTTCATCCAGTGGTTTGGAAGGGCCAGCGTTCGCAGCATACCCTTATCCGTGACCAGCGGGGCCAGCTCTACCCAAGCGCTCCAAAGCGTTGGCACGGCATTGATGGAATCGACAAACACGCGAACGGCCATATCGGTAAGATCGAGCTTCTTCAGTATTACACCGTACAGATACAGGCAATAGCCGTCCAGCTTCTGTtgtccgtgttccgttcgcaGCGTCGTAAGGAGCTCGGAAAAATCCTTCACATGATTCACGGTGCTCACGACCGAACTGTCGCTCATGTTGTCCAACCGTTTCTTCTCCTTCGATTTGTAGGTTGCGTACATGTGCAGAAACTTCGGCACCGGCGAGCTACTGTTGCGCGTAAAGTAAGCGGACCGATCGTACTCGCGCACATCGAAGTAGCTCTTGGCCAGGGCGTAATCATCGTACTCTTTTGCGGCAATGCCCGTGTGCAGATGTTCGCACTGGCTGCTCT
It includes:
- the LOC128273909 gene encoding CBY1-interacting BAR domain-containing protein 1-A, producing MLRGSNRTTLLCEEQTKFILDRIGTVEKQFSELCGAFAEYTRKLARVRDKSDELAASAQEYCDAEKYNTTLANALSSLAKAITLIGDFQDGRVKRLETRIVSELAQYESVCKHCKEGVKEALQIRDKDLTKRKQLEQNKNRNGRGRRTANDTEIIKSNLEVEKSLKEIETLVGRFERQKLKDVKHLLLNFVMIEMKLHTQAVEVLSATYQDISDIDESKDHQGVHKELKRQNRQFKKYLQRDTLPDRYLLQRIKSQSMGALNATIAGFTAGRKNKSLSSNSLNSSQEQDQDHASEQQLNQAAHKHASRRTSRSAVQQSIESLESVKRDVSTESKTSSEEEDDDSEASDTETGDSDPPVTLAKAAGGTLEGGKKSQADSSFKIIKLKDYNP
- the LOC128272757 gene encoding cell division cycle protein 23 homolog codes for the protein MDETFTVELTQVKQDIVVGIVECQNRGLVQCAKWLAELNHGLSDTQVDVKSSQCEHLHTGIAAKEYDDYALAKSYFDVREYDRSAYFTRNSSSPVPKFLHMYATYKSKEKKRLDNMSDSSVVSTVNHVKDFSELLTTLRTEHGQQKLDGYCLYLYGVILKKLDLTDMAVRVFVDSINAVPTLWSAWVELAPLVTDKGMLRTLALPNHWMKQIFIGYTYIELFLNDEGIKIFDYMQTIGFSKCVFIPTQLAIAYSNKRDVDRSIEIFQHLQEIDPYRLDNLDSYSNLLFVKDMKTEMSHLAHKVVDINKYSPETCCVVANYYSIRSDHYKAVMYFQRALKLNPRYLSAWTLMGHEFMEMKNTNAAIQSYRQAVEVNKRDFRAWYGLGQAYEILKMPFYSLHYYKAAQTLRPYDSRMLVALGETYEKLEKIPDALKCYQKAYNVGDIEGVALYSLAKLYEKQGEMEKAIPAFLNFCSDEKVVADKASLCHAYITLANYYEKHEEFDKVIYFAYKCLDYEETKREAEALLKMIATKRAPKVTASAASTSAGPKKTTDEKPQQDSESTDTYGDDMDMDETNISKTVDLVMGEEIALANSEIPELHMEDSYDVNE